The following proteins are co-located in the Eleginops maclovinus isolate JMC-PN-2008 ecotype Puerto Natales chromosome 23, JC_Emac_rtc_rv5, whole genome shotgun sequence genome:
- the hspa9 gene encoding stress-70 protein, mitochondrial codes for MLSVAKIVSRSLPKRNSTTNVSSLVKKASWSGFQPDALRALSRRDYASEAVKGAVIGIDLGTTNSCVAVMDGKQAKVLENAEGARTTPSVLAFTSEGERLVGMPAKRQSVTNPQNTLYATKRLIGRRYDDAEVQKDLKNVPYKIVRASNGDAWLEAHGKLYSPSQAGAFVLMKMKETAENFLGTKVKNAVVTVPAYFNDSQRQATKDAGQIAGLNVLRVINEPTAAALAYGLEKTEDKVIAVYDLGGGTFDISVLEIQKGVFEVKSTNGDTFLGGEDFDQHLLRHIVKEFKRESGVDLTKDNMALQRVREAAEKAKCELSSSLQTDINLPYLTMDASGPKHLNMKLTRSQFEGIVGDLIRRTVAPCQKAMQDAEVSKGDIGEVLLVGGMSRMPKVQQTVQELFGRAPSKSVNPDEAVAIGAAIQGGVLAGDVTDVLLLDVTPLSLGIETLGGVFTKLINRNTTIPTKKSQVFSTAADGQTQVEIKVCQGEREMATDNKVLGQFTLVGIPPAPRGVPQVEVTFDIDANGIVHVSAKDKGTGREQQIVIQSSGGLSKDDIENMIKNAERYAEEDRRRKDRVEAVNMAEGIVHDTESKMEEFKDQLPADECTKLKEEITKVRDLLANKDSETGENIKQAATTLQQASLKLFEMAYKKMAAEREGGSSSGSSGSSSSGSSEGEKKEGQQ; via the exons ATGTTGAGTGTCGCCAAAATCGTTTCAAGGTCTCTCCCGAAAAGGAACTCCACAACAAATGTCTCCTCTTTGGTTAAGAAG GCTTCCTGGAGCGGCTTCCAACCCGATGCTCTCAGAGCTCTGTCCAGAAGAGACTATGC GTCAGAGGCGGTCAAAGGCGCCGTCATCGGCATTGACCTGGGAACCACCAACTCATGTGTCGCAGTCATGGATGGGAAACAGGCCAAG gtgTTGGAGAACGCAGAGGGAGCCAGGACGACTCCGTCAGTCCTTGCCTTCACCAGCGAGGGGGAGCGCCTGGTGGGCATGCCCGCCAAACGCCAGTCAGTCACCAACCCTCAGAACACACTGTACGCCACCAAGAGGCTGATCGGACGCCGCTATGACGACGCCGAGGTGCAGAAAGACCT GAAGAACGTCCCTTACAAGATCGTGCGTGCCTCTAACGGTGACGCCTGGCTCGAGGCTCATGGGAAACTGTACTCCCCCAGCCAGGCTGGAGCCTTCGTCCTGATGAAGATGAAGGAGACTGCAG AGAACTTCCTGGGAACCAAAGTGAAGAACGCTGTGGTCACTGTGCCGGCGTACTTCAATGACTCCCAgagacag GCTACCAAAGATGCGGGTCAGATCGCTGGTCTCAACGTCCTGCGTGTGATCAACGAGCCCACCGCCGCTGCTCTGGCCTACGGTCTGGAGAAAACCGAGGATAAAGT TATCGCCGTCTACGACCTGGGTGGCGGCACGTTTGATATCTCCGTCCTGGAGATCCAGAAGGGAGTCTTTGAGGTGAAGTCCACCAACGGCGACACCTTCCTCGGGGGAGAGGACTTCGACCAGCACCTCCTCAGACACATTGTCAAGGAGTTCAAGAGAGAGTCCGGCGTGGATCTGACCAAAGACAACATGGCTCTGCAGAGAGTCCGGGAGGCGGCGGAGAAGGCCAAGTGTGAGCTGTCCTCTTCACTGCAG ACGGACATCAACCTGCCCTACCTGACCATGGACGCCTCCGGCCCCAAGCATCTGAACATGAAGCTGACCCGCTCTCAGTTCGAAGGCATCGTAGGGGACCTGATCCGACGCACCGTGGCCCCCTGTCAGAAGGCCATGCAGGACGCTGAGGTGTCCAAGGGAGACATCGGGGAGGTGCTCCTGGTGGGAGGCATGAGCCGCATGCCAAAG GTTCAGCAGACGGTTCAGGAGCTGTTCGGCCGCGCGCCCAGCAAATCAGTCAACCCCGACGAGGCCGTTGCCATCGGCGCGGCCATCCAGGGTGGTGTCCTGGCCGGCGATGTCACCGATGTTCTCCTGCTGGACGTGACTCCTCTGTCTCTGGGTATCGAAACCCTGGGCGGTGTCTTCACCAAACTCATCAACAGGAACACCACCATCCCCACCAAGAAGAGTCAG GTGTTCTCCACAGCCGCTGACGGTCAGACTCAGGTGGAGATCAAGGTGTgtcagggggagagagagatggctACTGACAACAAGGTGTTGGGCCAGTTCACTCTGGTGGGGATCCCACCCGCCCCCCGCGGTGTCCCTCAGGTGGAGGTCACCTTCGACATCGACGCCAACGGCATTGTCCATGTGTCCGCTAAGGACAAGGGGACGGGCCGGGAGCAACAGA TTGTGATCCAGTCTTCAGGAGGTCTCAGTAAAGATGACATCGAGAACATGATCAAGAATGCCGAGAGGTACGCAGAGGAGGACCGCAGGAGGAAG GACCGTGTGGAGGCCGTCAACATGGCTGAGGGCATCGTACACGACACAGAATCCAAGATGGAGGAGTTCAAGGACCAGCTTCCTGCTGATGAG TGCACCAAGCTGAAGGAGGAGATCACCAAGGTCAGGGACCTTCTGGCCAACAAGGACTCAGAGACGGGCGAGAACATCAAGCAGGCGGCCACCACCCTGCAGCAGGCCTCGCTCAAACTCTTCGAGATGGCTTACAAAAAG ATGGCGGCAGAGCGTGAAggcggcagcagcagcggcagcagcggcagcagcagctcggGCTCttcagagggagagaagaaggaggGACAGCAGTAG
- the rab33ba gene encoding RAB33B, member RAS oncogene family a, with the protein MAESGSSVEFSGTLTSSNLPPARTRIFKIIVIGDSGVGKTCLTYRFCAGRFPEKTEATIGVDFRERLVEIDGEKIKIQLWDTAGQERFRKSMVQHYYRNVHAVVFVYDVTNAASFRSLPAWIEECKQHALGTEVPRILVGNKCDLQDSVQVGTDVAQQFADTHSMPLFETSAKNPNSQEDGGNSDHVEAIFMTVAHKLKSQKPLVLSQPPVGSGGTVNLSKGGTDGGEGSRSWGCSGGC; encoded by the exons ATGGCGGAGAGCGGGTCCTCGGTTGAATTTTCCGGCACTCTGACGAGCTCGAATCTTCCGCCGGCGAGGACCCGCATCTTCAAAATAATCGTGATCGGGGACTCTGGTGTCGGGAAGACCTGCCTCACGTACCGCTTCTGTGCAGGGAGGTTCCCCGAGAAGACTGAGGCCACGATCGGGGTGGACTTCAGGGAGAGGCTGGTGGAGATTGACGGAGAGAAAATCAAG ATCCAGCTGTGGGACACTGCGGGTCAGGAGCGCTTCAGGAAGTCCATGGTGCAGCACTACTACCGCAACGTGCACGCCGTGGTCTTCGTCTACGATGTCACCAACGCCGCCAGCTTCCGCAGCCTCCCGGCCTGGATAGAGGAGTGTAAGCAGCACGCTCTGGGCACGGAGGTACCCAGGATCCTCGTGGGGAACAAGTGTGACCTCCAGGACTCGGTCCAGGTGGGCACAGACGTGGCGCAGCAGTTTGCAGACACCCACTCCATGCCCCTGTTCGAGACGTCCGCGAAAAACCCAAACAGTCAGGAAGACGGAGGAAACAGTGACCATGTGGAGGCCATTTTTATGACGGTGGCACACAAGCTTAAGTCTCAGAAGCCTCTGGTTCTGAGCCAGCCCCCTGTGGGTTCAGGGGGTACCGTCAACCTGAGCAAGGGGGGGACAGACGGTGGAGAGGGGTCGAGGAGCTGGGGCTGCAGCGGTGGCTGCTGA